The Salegentibacter mishustinae genomic interval GGTCCCTGGGGAATTTCCTTCGGGGCATTGTTCCCGGTATACCAGGATCTTATTCCGAATACGCCCCGTGAAAAATATAGGGTCTCACTGAACATAAGTTATTGGTTATAACAGATATTAAAGAAGAATTTTAAACATAAAAAAAGAGTAAAATGAAAAGAATAGCATTAATTATCGTAGTGACAGTGTTTGGAATCATAAGTTCCAACGCCCAAATCACCAAAGTAGATCAGGAAGTTTTTGGAATGGATTGCGCACCTTGTGCCTATGGCCTTGAACGCGGACTCAAAAAAATGGATGGTATAGAAAAGGTACAAGTAAGTCTGAATGAAGGCAAAGCTTATTTAGATCTGACTGCAAACAATAATTTAAGCTTGAAACAA includes:
- a CDS encoding heavy-metal-associated domain-containing protein; this translates as MKRIALIIVVTVFGIISSNAQITKVDQEVFGMDCAPCAYGLERGLKKMDGIEKVQVSLNEGKAYLDLTANNNLSLKQIQEEVKVNGFSAKNAEIVIKGNFVEQDGTYAIQTGKETFKIAEATSTNLRSRLKPG